The Micropterus dolomieu isolate WLL.071019.BEF.003 ecotype Adirondacks linkage group LG20, ASM2129224v1, whole genome shotgun sequence genome has a segment encoding these proteins:
- the slc39a1 gene encoding zinc transporter ZIP1 — translation MDYLLQVKIGALIGLLLLTLLFGFIPAKVRWFRDTNGTETHRTVLSLISCFAGGVFLAACLLDIIPDYLSDITAELNSRKVETSFPLPEFIMAAGFFTVLILERIVLNCREMGVAQEERAPLMPDNRNGHGHGISPDLESSGHHVHVDFQAHSPFRSFMLFLSLSLHSVFEGLAIGLQNTDSKVLEICIAILVHKSIIVFSLSVKLVQSAVRPLWVAAYIGVFAMMSPIGIAIGISVLEAQLAAGALIQAVLEGLAAGTFVYITFLEILPHELNSPGKQLLKVLFILLGFSIMAALTFLG, via the exons ATGGACTACTTGCTTCAGGTGAAAATAGGCGCTCTGATCGGTTTATTGCTTTTAACACTTCTTTTTGGATTTATCCCCGCTAAAGTGAGATGGTTCAGAGATACAAACGGCACAG AAACCCACCGCACAGTTCTgagtctgatcagctgtttcgcCGGTGGGGTTTTCCTGGCAGCATGTCTCCTCGATATCATTCCAGATTATCTGTCAGACATCACCGCTGAGCTGAATTCCCGGAAGGTGGAG ACCAGTTTCCCACTTCCAGAGTTCATCATGGCAGCCGGTTTCTTCACGGTCCTCATACTGGAGAGGATTGTCCTGAACTGTCGGGAGATGGGAGTGGCTCAGGAGGAGAGGGCTCCCCTTATGCCGGACAACAGAAATGGACACGGCCATGGAATAAGCCCTGATCTGGAGAGCAGCGGCCACCACGTCCATGTTGACTTTCAGGCTCACTCCCCATTTCGTTCCTTCAtgctcttcctctccctctcgctccACTCAGTTTTTGAGGGTCTTGCTATCGGCCTGCAGAACACTGACTCAAAG GTATTAGAGATCTGCATTGCTATACTTGTCCACAAGAGCATCATAGTGTTCAGTCTGTCTGTGAAGCTGGTCCAGAGTGCAGTTCGTCCATTATGGGTGGCTGCTTACATTGGAGTGTTCGCCATGATGTCACCTATAGGCATCGCCATCGGCATCAGTGTGTTGGAGGCTCAGCTGGCAGCTGGAGCACTAATCCAGGCTGTCCTGGAGGGGCTTGCCGCAGGGACGTTTGTTTACATCACCTTTCTAGAGATCCTCCCACACGAACTCAACTCCCCCGGGAAGCAGCTTCTGAAGGTGCTCTTCATCCTGCTGGGCTTCAGCATCATGGCAGCTCTGACGTTTTTGGGCTGA